One Planctomicrobium piriforme DNA segment encodes these proteins:
- a CDS encoding helix-turn-helix transcriptional regulator, with product MSQVPPLSSLGPLPDLVDVDQSRLRELTTWLSSSSVLSATPTQRRTLAVTFFAQLLEADVGFWAWGRGHPLKSTIVPIAIIDHGFSDAQRIAVIELGTDKVCNAEFQERAAPLLNATGQLTVTRREIFSDLEWRQRPRFRRYCEQMGMDSWIQSVRYSRGDTWNNMLYFRSSSRGEFGPSERSLLDFIQDAVCWLRPQVEELVPTEAFAGLTPRQKTVMLLLLDGQSRKEIALQLKLAEHTVGEYIKRVYEHFQVHSQGELTALFLKGV from the coding sequence ATGAGTCAGGTTCCGCCGCTTTCTTCTCTTGGGCCACTGCCGGATCTCGTGGACGTCGACCAGTCCAGGCTGCGAGAACTCACGACCTGGCTCAGCAGCAGCAGTGTTCTTTCCGCGACGCCGACGCAACGTCGTACGCTGGCAGTCACCTTCTTCGCGCAGTTGCTGGAAGCGGACGTCGGCTTCTGGGCGTGGGGTCGCGGACATCCCCTGAAGTCCACCATCGTCCCCATTGCCATTATCGATCATGGATTTTCTGACGCGCAGCGGATTGCCGTCATCGAGCTGGGGACCGATAAGGTCTGTAATGCAGAATTTCAGGAACGGGCGGCGCCGCTACTCAACGCGACCGGGCAGCTCACTGTCACCCGACGTGAAATCTTCAGCGACCTGGAATGGCGGCAACGGCCCCGGTTTCGGCGGTATTGCGAGCAGATGGGAATGGACTCCTGGATCCAGAGCGTCAGGTACTCCAGAGGGGACACCTGGAACAACATGCTGTACTTTCGCTCGAGCAGTCGCGGCGAATTTGGCCCGTCAGAACGCAGCTTGCTGGACTTTATTCAAGACGCCGTTTGCTGGCTGCGGCCTCAGGTTGAGGAATTGGTTCCCACAGAGGCCTTTGCGGGCCTGACTCCCAGGCAGAAGACCGTCATGTTGTTGCTGCTGGACGGGCAATCCCGAAAGGAAATTGCACTCCAACTCAAGCTGGCCGAACACACGGTCGGTGAATACATCAAACGGGTCTACGAGCATTTCCAAGTCCATTCACAGGGGGAACTGACGGCGCTGTTTCTCAAAGGTGTCTGA
- a CDS encoding DUF72 domain-containing protein codes for MRAQRRVLIGCAGWNAPRGEAFPFPAAGTHLERYAAVFSAVEINSSFYRPHRPQTYRRWAAVVPDEFRFSVKIPKQITHGHRLASVRDLLSAFFEQSAELEQHLGCYLIQLPPSLSFDEEVAAEFLGDFRTLSSIPAVCEPRHVSWFSPAARQLLKSQKIGYVQADPSPVVLRTEREDFGRPVYLRLHGAPRVYYSAYSDTQLLKIDQQIRKWAESADDVWCIFDNTAAGAAIDNALQLRSYQNLTKPLR; via the coding sequence ATGCGGGCCCAACGACGAGTTTTGATTGGCTGCGCCGGCTGGAACGCTCCACGCGGCGAAGCGTTCCCGTTTCCGGCTGCAGGAACTCATCTGGAGCGTTATGCCGCTGTTTTCTCAGCGGTCGAAATCAACAGTTCATTCTATCGGCCTCATCGCCCCCAGACGTACCGCCGCTGGGCCGCAGTCGTCCCGGACGAATTTCGATTTTCTGTGAAAATCCCGAAGCAGATCACCCACGGACACCGCCTGGCATCAGTTCGAGATCTGCTGTCTGCCTTTTTCGAGCAGTCCGCGGAATTGGAGCAGCATCTAGGCTGTTATTTGATTCAATTGCCGCCGAGCCTCAGTTTCGACGAAGAGGTTGCTGCTGAATTTCTGGGCGACTTTCGGACGCTTTCGTCGATCCCGGCCGTCTGCGAACCCCGGCATGTGAGCTGGTTCTCGCCTGCTGCTCGTCAACTGTTGAAGTCTCAAAAAATCGGTTACGTGCAGGCCGATCCGTCCCCGGTTGTGCTCAGGACAGAGCGAGAGGACTTCGGTCGTCCGGTTTATCTACGACTGCACGGTGCTCCGAGAGTCTACTATTCTGCGTACAGCGATACGCAACTGCTCAAAATTGACCAGCAGATTCGGAAGTGGGCTGAGAGTGCCGACGATGTCTGGTGCATTTTTGATAACACCGCTGCGGGGGCCGCCATCGACAACGCGCTGCAATTACGGTCCTACCAGAATTTGACAAAGCCTCTCCGATAA
- a CDS encoding SDR family oxidoreductase encodes MRPQADHGEESYRGSAKLQDAATLITGADSGIGRAIAIAFAREGADVLIGYLEEEEEDAQETAAWVEKAGRTPILSSGDVGDEKYCLSLVERSFKEFGKLDVLVNNAAFQLPHETLEEWSSEQFERTFRTNLFSMFYLCKAALPRMKPGGVIINTASIQAYQPSGELLDYASSKSAIVGFTKALSKLAIGSGIRVNAVAPGPVWTPLIPSTFGAEKVAEFGNNTLFERPAQPAELAPLFVFLASPESSYVTGEVYGATGGRSPF; translated from the coding sequence ATGCGGCCTCAAGCGGATCACGGTGAAGAATCCTACCGAGGGTCTGCGAAACTGCAGGATGCGGCGACCTTGATCACGGGAGCAGATAGCGGAATCGGGCGCGCCATCGCCATTGCGTTCGCCAGAGAAGGCGCCGATGTTTTGATCGGTTATCTGGAGGAAGAAGAGGAAGACGCTCAGGAGACTGCGGCCTGGGTCGAGAAGGCGGGCCGGACGCCCATTCTGAGTTCCGGCGATGTCGGAGATGAAAAGTACTGTCTCTCGCTGGTGGAGCGGTCGTTCAAGGAATTCGGCAAACTCGACGTGCTCGTCAATAATGCCGCGTTTCAACTGCCGCACGAGACGCTTGAAGAATGGTCTTCGGAACAATTCGAACGGACGTTTCGCACCAATTTGTTTTCGATGTTCTATCTGTGCAAGGCCGCGCTGCCCCGGATGAAACCGGGCGGCGTGATCATCAACACCGCATCGATCCAGGCTTATCAGCCCAGCGGCGAGTTACTGGACTACGCCTCGTCGAAGTCGGCGATCGTCGGTTTTACCAAAGCACTCTCCAAGCTGGCCATTGGCTCCGGCATTCGAGTGAATGCCGTTGCGCCCGGTCCGGTGTGGACTCCGCTCATTCCATCGACCTTCGGAGCAGAGAAAGTGGCGGAGTTCGGCAACAACACGCTCTTCGAACGACCGGCTCAGCCTGCGGAACTGGCGCCGCTGTTCGTGTTCCTGGCGTCGCCCGAATCAAGCTATGTGACCGGAGAAGTTTACGGAGCAACTGGTGGGCGGTCACCCTTCTGA
- a CDS encoding isochorismatase family cysteine hydrolase, translating into MKNAHTPNHRGAALLLIDVINDLDFPEAEALLRFARPMAEQIRKLKERAKTAGVPVIYVNDNFGQWQSDLAAQVRHCERTQSRGREIVQQLRPAGDDYFVVKPKHSGFYSTSLDVLLRHLECEEVIVTGIATNICVLFTANDAYMRDYKVSVPRDCAAANSQEDHDYAIRQMEFSLKADVRRSAEIRW; encoded by the coding sequence TTGAAAAATGCTCACACGCCAAATCATCGCGGTGCGGCGCTGCTCTTGATTGATGTCATCAACGATCTGGACTTTCCGGAAGCCGAAGCGCTCCTGCGGTTCGCTCGCCCCATGGCGGAGCAAATTCGCAAGTTGAAAGAACGTGCAAAAACTGCCGGCGTGCCTGTGATCTACGTGAACGACAATTTCGGGCAATGGCAATCGGACCTCGCGGCCCAGGTCCGGCACTGCGAGCGAACACAAAGCCGCGGGCGTGAAATCGTCCAGCAGTTGCGGCCTGCGGGAGATGACTACTTCGTGGTGAAGCCCAAACACTCGGGATTCTACTCAACTTCGCTGGATGTCCTGCTGCGTCATCTTGAGTGCGAGGAAGTCATCGTCACCGGGATTGCCACCAACATCTGCGTGCTGTTCACCGCGAATGACGCTTACATGCGCGATTACAAAGTAAGCGTGCCGCGCGACTGCGCTGCAGCGAATTCTCAAGAGGATCACGATTACGCCATTCGCCAGATGGAATTCTCTCTCAAGGCAGATGTCCGACGATCGGCGGAAATCAGGTGGTAG